One segment of Proteus appendicitidis DNA contains the following:
- a CDS encoding replication endonuclease, translating into MASRLIDFSQPPVSYPADMQWTYWWNGKQHEPVVYERPLTREQLAQGQAILFDIEKLPRFLKSRLFKYIEHLRKEKTPKEVHNWLVFKFHKSVYQRLLSVNARYGLTKDKRQFLLDRDFDQAMFFNRLPDAHDKILRHMAKTFADASDNLFAELADQAIAENNGDREVLLNLKVINPIYQQLGQLITYLHVTPLFWGKAQKGKLTPENALSGLNRLADENWWLKKLKAHRQRWRESLHIAFGDVNSDKTPYASKNAVREVRAQRLANMNYLEMMDIQDVETGDRFDLMEKVLASIANPKIRRMELMAQAAGIQKVAEERGDIGLFITLTTPSKYHPTKQINVSKDEKKKKVLINEKWNNSAYTPKDGQRYLVRVWAKIRTAFKDKGINYYGIRVVEPHHDATPHWHMMMFLDKSQRASAIEIMRKYALEEDGEERGAKKHRFEAKHLNKGGATGYLAKYISKNIDGYALEGEVDDESGELLTEVASAVTAWASTWRIPQFHMFGLPSKGVWRECRRVRGVSIADKLGDIAEKVRASADAGDFAAYIEHQGGPNVKRNLQTLLVARTVADEPNSYDEEVMRVIGLCSPLKSGDLVKTRERQYRLVRKSKQDIEAIEHKRKSETGRVLTLKSAISAPRSPVNNCGSGSSPDIKNPHERGLKSPVWGISEPEYFDLHSQYSDWEESFGEVLEHKKSQRIISTVSLSENQERLIPEFKAFAEKMGLDLPPDTMWSMVMNGMRLSYGDEVIWFENGKIQISSTKSEKVNFEEAKQKNISNTRDRVMAKVNKLRGIND; encoded by the coding sequence CAGCCTCCTGTTTCTTATCCTGCTGATATGCAATGGACATATTGGTGGAATGGGAAACAGCATGAGCCTGTTGTTTATGAAAGACCGCTTACCCGTGAGCAATTGGCTCAGGGGCAAGCGATTTTATTCGATATTGAAAAGCTACCTCGCTTTCTTAAATCCCGCTTATTTAAATACATCGAACATCTTAGAAAAGAAAAAACACCTAAAGAAGTTCATAACTGGTTGGTATTTAAGTTTCATAAAAGCGTCTATCAGCGTTTGTTATCTGTTAATGCTCGGTATGGTTTAACAAAAGATAAGCGCCAATTCTTATTAGATAGAGATTTTGATCAAGCCATGTTCTTTAATCGCTTGCCCGATGCGCATGACAAAATATTGCGCCACATGGCGAAGACATTCGCTGATGCAAGTGACAACTTATTTGCTGAATTAGCTGATCAGGCAATTGCTGAAAATAACGGTGATCGTGAGGTTTTACTTAACTTAAAAGTGATTAACCCTATTTACCAACAACTAGGACAGTTAATTACCTATTTGCATGTAACGCCGTTGTTTTGGGGGAAGGCTCAAAAAGGGAAATTAACACCAGAAAATGCGTTATCTGGATTAAACCGGTTAGCAGATGAAAATTGGTGGCTTAAAAAGTTAAAGGCTCATCGTCAACGTTGGCGTGAGTCTTTGCATATTGCCTTTGGTGATGTGAATTCAGACAAGACGCCTTACGCCAGTAAAAATGCAGTCCGTGAAGTTAGAGCGCAGCGTTTAGCAAACATGAATTATCTTGAAATGATGGATATTCAAGATGTTGAAACGGGTGATCGCTTTGATTTAATGGAAAAAGTATTAGCGAGTATCGCTAACCCTAAAATTCGTCGCATGGAATTAATGGCGCAAGCAGCAGGTATTCAAAAAGTTGCAGAAGAACGGGGTGATATAGGTTTATTTATCACCTTAACCACGCCTTCAAAATACCATCCCACCAAGCAAATTAACGTTTCTAAAGATGAGAAAAAGAAAAAAGTTCTCATTAACGAGAAATGGAATAACAGTGCATATACTCCGAAAGACGGTCAACGCTATTTAGTGAGGGTATGGGCAAAAATTCGCACTGCCTTTAAAGACAAAGGCATTAACTATTACGGGATCAGAGTTGTTGAGCCACATCATGATGCCACACCACATTGGCACATGATGATGTTTCTGGATAAATCTCAACGTGCATCAGCGATTGAGATCATGCGTAAGTACGCCCTTGAAGAAGACGGCGAAGAACGGGGCGCAAAAAAACATCGCTTTGAAGCAAAGCATTTAAATAAAGGCGGTGCTACGGGTTATCTCGCTAAATACATTTCAAAAAATATCGACGGTTATGCGCTAGAGGGCGAAGTTGATGACGAATCGGGAGAGTTATTAACCGAGGTTGCATCAGCCGTTACTGCATGGGCATCAACTTGGCGTATTCCTCAATTTCACATGTTTGGCTTACCGTCTAAAGGCGTATGGCGTGAGTGTCGCCGTGTTCGTGGTGTGAGTATCGCTGATAAGTTGGGGGATATAGCGGAAAAAGTAAGAGCGTCTGCCGATGCAGGAGATTTCGCCGCTTATATCGAACACCAAGGAGGCCCTAACGTTAAGCGTAACCTACAAACATTATTAGTTGCTCGTACCGTTGCTGATGAGCCGAATTCTTATGATGAAGAGGTGATGCGCGTTATTGGGCTATGTTCACCATTGAAAAGCGGTGATTTAGTAAAAACGCGTGAGCGTCAGTATCGTTTAGTCCGTAAATCTAAGCAGGATATTGAGGCAATTGAGCATAAGCGTAAGTCAGAAACGGGTCGGGTTTTGACTTTAAAAAGCGCGATCAGCGCGCCTCGGAGTCCTGTCAATAACTGTGGATCGGGCAGTTCACCCGATATTAAAAACCCACACGAAAGGGGCTTAAAATCGCCCGTATGGGGGATTTCTGAGCCTGAATATTTCGACCTACATTCACAATATAGCGATTGGGAGGAATCATTTGGCGAGGTTTTAGAGCACAAAAAGAGTCAGCGAATAATTTCAACGGTGTCATTAAGTGAAAATCAGGAACGTTTGATACCTGAATTCAAAGCCTTTGCCGAAAAAATGGGATTGGATTTACCACCAGACACAATGTGGTCAATGGTGATGAACGGTATGCGCCTGAGTTATGGCGATGAAGTGATTTGGTTTGAAAACGGGAAAATTCAAATTTCATCAACGAAAAGTGAAAAAGTTAATTTTGAAGAAGCGAAGCAAAAGAATATCTCAAATACACGAGATAGGGTAATGGCTAAGGTTAATAAATTGAGAGGAATAAATGATTAA
- a CDS encoding terminase large subunit domain-containing protein — MKVKVTTDLLVSLYSKLDKLYPWQTRWYNHRFERNRYLHKARQIGSSYFFALEGLLDACLTGRNKIYISHVCGPDDEFISNEMEIVKYFLGIKSNNSITKIGLDNGAVLYFLPENRKSWVDIIGDIYVSEWSWFQDPSYIVSLVKSVSLNKKWRRTFYSSRSKSDNGHIVDNDYFKHHKVFNEETYWDVVPSINMGCYNFLNMENIRNDRGDDYFNEMILCQFNGN, encoded by the coding sequence ATGAAAGTCAAGGTAACAACTGATTTATTGGTAAGTTTATATAGCAAGTTAGATAAATTATATCCATGGCAAACACGTTGGTATAACCACAGGTTTGAAAGAAATAGATATTTACATAAAGCGCGTCAAATAGGTAGCAGTTATTTCTTTGCTCTAGAGGGGTTATTAGATGCCTGTTTAACAGGAAGAAATAAAATATATATAAGCCATGTTTGTGGGCCAGATGATGAATTTATCTCTAATGAAATGGAGATTGTTAAATATTTTTTAGGTATAAAAAGCAATAATTCTATAACAAAAATAGGATTAGATAATGGTGCAGTATTGTATTTTCTACCTGAGAATCGTAAGTCATGGGTTGATATCATTGGTGACATTTATGTTTCAGAATGGAGCTGGTTCCAAGACCCTTCTTACATTGTAAGCCTAGTTAAATCAGTGAGTTTAAATAAAAAATGGAGAAGGACTTTTTATTCAAGTCGTTCAAAGTCAGATAATGGCCATATTGTTGATAATGATTATTTTAAACATCATAAAGTTTTTAATGAGGAAACGTATTGGGATGTTGTTCCATCTATTAATATGGGGTGTTATAACTTTTTAAATATGGAAAATATAAGAAATGATAGGGGTGATGATTATTTTAATGAAATGATATTGTGTCAATTCAATGGAAATTGA
- a CDS encoding KAP family P-loop NTPase fold protein — MRLSPEEPDFSQGFTSENDIFNRKALYEKIINVVNHSEDSNLVLALNDKWGNGKTSFVKMLKAELELSENNINVIYFDSFKNDYQKDPLLPMISCVYNSIEHDEKSIKEKVFQTGKSVALSISKQVPKSIINILTSKLIDSDDIDKIKESIVDATNAPWESYIEDKIKNSQEEEDKIESFRAILRSIHQKTNNKTLFIIDELDRARPDFSLNLLELIKHIFNVEGFYFLLVMNKQQFEESIKIRYGNINSSLYLNKFIDYWFTLPKDIFTTEKYINSEGYRMPKYLTLGAYLQHIDKNNILMKESDAFNMLLYLFNFNNVSLREIEKCYSLISIIKNSNKIMMLNRAHQVIVSLICFIKINNEPLLEKLKRRNITPEEVLSVLNIPLDQNLFDTSLLYLYMVLRYELLTGAEFKKLKDENYFKDIEGYSGRKVRYLETIIDYFENMSID; from the coding sequence ATGAGATTGTCACCAGAAGAACCTGATTTTTCTCAAGGATTTACAAGCGAAAATGATATTTTTAATAGGAAAGCTTTATATGAAAAAATTATTAATGTCGTAAACCATTCTGAAGATAGTAACTTAGTTCTTGCATTAAATGATAAATGGGGAAATGGTAAAACCTCTTTTGTAAAAATGCTAAAAGCAGAATTAGAACTATCAGAAAATAATATTAATGTTATTTACTTTGACTCTTTTAAAAATGATTACCAAAAAGACCCATTATTACCAATGATATCATGTGTATACAATAGTATAGAACATGATGAAAAATCTATAAAAGAGAAAGTATTCCAAACAGGTAAAAGTGTTGCTTTAAGCATTTCAAAACAAGTTCCTAAAAGTATAATCAATATATTAACCTCTAAACTAATCGACAGTGATGATATAGATAAAATTAAGGAATCAATTGTTGATGCCACAAATGCCCCTTGGGAAAGTTACATTGAAGATAAAATAAAAAACTCACAAGAAGAAGAGGATAAAATCGAAAGTTTTAGAGCCATATTAAGGTCTATACACCAAAAAACAAATAATAAAACCTTATTTATTATTGATGAATTAGATAGAGCAAGACCTGATTTCTCATTAAATCTTTTAGAATTAATAAAACACATATTTAATGTTGAAGGTTTTTATTTCTTACTAGTTATGAATAAGCAACAATTTGAAGAATCTATAAAAATAAGATATGGAAACATTAACTCATCATTATATTTAAATAAATTTATAGATTACTGGTTTACCTTGCCTAAAGATATATTTACAACAGAAAAATACATAAATAGCGAAGGGTATCGCATGCCTAAATATTTAACTTTAGGTGCTTATCTTCAACATATAGATAAAAACAATATTCTTATGAAAGAAAGCGATGCATTTAATATGCTACTGTACCTATTTAACTTCAACAATGTGTCTCTTAGAGAAATAGAGAAATGTTATTCTTTAATTTCAATTATTAAAAACTCCAATAAAATAATGATGCTTAATAGAGCACATCAAGTTATCGTTAGCTTGATTTGTTTCATAAAAATTAACAATGAACCGTTATTAGAAAAATTAAAAAGAAGGAATATAACCCCAGAAGAAGTACTTTCAGTATTGAACATACCATTAGATCAGAATTTATTTGATACATCACTTCTCTATTTGTATATGGTACTACGCTATGAATTACTTACTGGTGCAGAGTTTAAAAAACTTAAAGATGAAAATTATTTTAAAGATATAGAAGGTTATTCTGGTAGAAAAGTAAGATATTTAGAAACGATAATCGATTACTTTGAAAACATGTCAATAGATTAA
- a CDS encoding phage portal protein — protein sequence MSRKNKKSFKAQQTATANNSMEAFTFGDPVPVLDKREIFDYLECAQTDNWYEPPISFDGLSKLFRAATHHSSAIYVKRNILVSTFQPNRFLSKLDFSRFALDFLTFGNAYLERRNSIAGNLLKLTPSLAKYTRRGVADDSYWFVRYGYDSQPYEFKPGSVFQLYEPDLNQELYGLPEYLASTMSVLLNEAATLFRLKYYRNGSHAGFILYVSDASQNQSDIDKIRKAMQNSKGPGNFRNLFIHAPNGKKDGVQVIPLSEIAAKDEFLNIKNVSRDDMLAAHRVPPQMMGIIPQNTGGFGDVEKAAKVFFRNELAPLQSKILQINDWLGEEVIKFDKYTLDDE from the coding sequence ATGAGCCGTAAAAATAAAAAGAGTTTTAAAGCACAACAAACGGCAACCGCCAATAACAGCATGGAAGCCTTTACCTTTGGTGATCCCGTTCCGGTGTTAGATAAACGAGAAATTTTTGATTATCTTGAGTGTGCGCAAACTGATAATTGGTATGAGCCACCGATTAGCTTTGATGGGTTATCAAAATTGTTTCGTGCGGCGACGCATCATAGCAGTGCAATTTATGTGAAACGAAATATTTTAGTCAGCACGTTTCAGCCTAACCGCTTTCTCTCTAAATTAGACTTTAGCCGGTTTGCACTCGACTTCTTAACTTTTGGTAATGCCTATCTTGAACGACGTAATAGCATAGCGGGTAATTTATTAAAGCTCACACCATCCCTTGCCAAATATACCCGCCGTGGTGTTGCCGATGATAGTTATTGGTTTGTACGCTATGGCTATGATTCACAACCTTATGAGTTTAAACCCGGTAGCGTGTTTCAGTTATACGAACCCGATTTAAATCAAGAGCTATATGGGTTACCAGAATATCTAGCGTCCACCATGTCAGTGTTACTGAATGAAGCCGCTACCCTCTTTCGCCTTAAGTATTATCGCAATGGTAGCCATGCGGGATTTATTTTATACGTCAGTGACGCCTCACAAAACCAAAGTGATATTGATAAAATCCGTAAAGCAATGCAAAACTCAAAAGGTCCCGGCAATTTCCGTAACTTGTTTATCCACGCACCGAACGGCAAGAAAGACGGCGTACAAGTTATTCCACTAAGTGAGATTGCGGCGAAAGATGAATTTCTCAATATTAAGAATGTCAGTCGTGACGATATGTTAGCAGCACACCGCGTACCGCCTCAAATGATGGGGATCATTCCACAGAATACAGGTGGTTTTGGTGACGTAGAAAAAGCAGCAAAGGTTTTTTTTCGTAATGAGTTGGCACCACTGCAAAGCAAGATATTACAGATTAATGATTGGCTAGGTGAAGAAGTGATTAAGTTTGATAAGTACACATTAGATGATGAGTAA